A stretch of the Ananas comosus cultivar F153 linkage group 14, ASM154086v1, whole genome shotgun sequence genome encodes the following:
- the LOC109720708 gene encoding ent-kaur-16-ene synthase, chloroplastic-like, whose protein sequence is MSLNALSFPLCCIRSSDIQISRVRAKKTVRASLPRVSSANWDDGKEESSANLSVTCSRESEKRIREQLSKVEYSVSSYDTAWVAMVPSPGSPQTPCFPQCVDWMLQNQNSNGSWGLDHIHPSLIKDALSSTLASVLALKRWNVGEEHVRRGLHYIGSNLSCIMDENYQSPVGFNIIFPGMLERAIDLGLDIPIRQHAIQDILCLRDLELKRDSANNSEGRKAYMAYVSEGLGNLQDWNEVMKYQRKNGSLFNSPATTAVALTHRYDVKALDYLHAILRRFGSSVPTVYPFEMHTQLCMVDTLEKLGISRLFAYEIKTILDRIYRCWLENDEELSSDMTACAMAFRLLRMNGYDVSSDGHNFHNSVQGYLKDMKTVLEFHKASQIKILDCEQVLDKLGSWSSSFLKEEVSSNSKHSSRVISQEADYVLKFPFYANLERLEHKRNIENFDVANYQILKTSYKSFCTSDDLLKLAIEDFSSCQSIYQKELQHLQSWVRENRLDQLGFARDKLTYCYLSAAATLYPPELTDARMSWTKNSLLTTVVDDFFDVGGSREELENLISLVEKWDGNHEKEFCSEHVEILFSAVYSTINELGAKASVVQNRSVTGHLVEIWLSAIRTMMEEAEWMRNKTAPTIEQYMENGFVSFALGPVLLPALYFVGPKLSEEAVADPEYHELFRLVSICGRLLNDMQSYEREGKQGKLNSVSLLVLQAGSSASIEEAKMEIKRSVETSRRELLRLVLKEGSVIPRSCKDLFWKACRILHLFYMNTDGYTSPKEMVSAVNAVIHEPLKISHLLSAVPGENTNTNSKLEPESV, encoded by the exons ATGTCGTTAAATGCTCTCTCATTTCCCCTGTGCTGCATCCGATCTTCAGATATTCAAATTTCTAGAGTTAGAGCTAAAAAAACAGTTAGAGCATCTCTTCCGCGAGTTTCGTCAG CAAATTGGGATGATGGGAAAGAAGAAAGCAGCGCGAACCTCTCAGTAACG TGTTCCAGGGAATCGGAGAAACGAATAAGGGAGCAGCTAAGTAAGGTCGAATATTCAGTTTCTTCATATGACACGGCATGGGTTGCCATGGTCCCTTCTCCTGGATCTCCTCAAACTCCGTGCTTCCCTCAGTGCGTCGATTGGATgttacaaaatcaaaattctaatgGATCCTGGGGACTTGACCATATCCATCCCTCTTTGATTAAAGATGCTCTATCTTCCACATTGGCAAGTGTACTCGCGCTCAAGCGATGGAATGTCGGTGAAGAGCACGTAAGAAGAG GGCTACATTATATTGGATCTAATTTGTCATGTATTATGGATGAGAATTATCAGTCTCCTGTCGGCTTCAATATCATTTTCCCTGGCATGCTTGAACGTGCAATCGATTTGGGTTTAGATATTCCCATAAGACAGCATGCTATTCAGGATATTCTTTGCCTTCGAGATTTAGAATTGAAAAG ggATTCTGCAAACAATTCCGAGGGACGAAAAGCGTACATGGCGTATGTATCCGAAGGATTAGGGAATTTGCAGGACTGGAATGAGGTTATGAAGTATCAGAGGAAGAACGGATCGTTGTTCAATTCACCTGCAACAACAGCTGTCGCATTGACCCATCGTTATGATGTTAAAGCTCTTGACTACCTGCATGCTATTTTACGGCGGTTTGGCAGCTCAG TTCCTACCGTTTATCCGTTTGAGATGCATACGCAGCTTTGCATGGTCGACACTCTTGAAAAGTTGGGAATTTCTCGGCTGTTTGCTTATGAGATAAAGACCATCTTGGACAGAATATACAG ATGCTGGTTGGAGAACGATGAGGAACTTAGTTCAGATATGACGGCGTGTGCTATGGCATTTCGTCTTTTGCGTATGAACGGATATGATGTTTCTTCAG ATGGGCATAATTTCCATAATTCCGTGCAAGGATATCTGAAAGATATGAAAACTGTTCTAGAATTTCACAAGGCATCACAGATTAAAATCCTGGACTGTGAACAAGTCTTAGATAAACTGGGTTCCTGGTCCAGTAGTTTCCTAAAAGAGGAAGTATCTTCTAATTCAAAACATTCTTCCCGAGTTATCTCCCAAGAG gcAGATTATGTTCTTAAATTTCCCTTTTACGCCAATTTGGAACGCTTAGAACACAAGAGAAACATCGAGAACTTTGATGTTGCCAATTATCAGATTCTCAAAACATCATATAA GTCTTTCTGCACTTCTGATGATCTTCTTAAATTGGCAATTGAAGATTTCAGTAGTTGTCAGTCTATATATCAGAAAGAACTTCAACATCTTCAGAG CTGGGTCAGAGAAAACAGGTTGGATCAGCTAGGATTTGCTCGGGATAAGCTAACATACTGTTACCTCTCTGCTGCCGCTACTTTATATCCTCCTGAATTAACCGATGCTCGCATGTCATGGACCAAAAATAGTCTGCTCACCACTGTGGTTGACGACTTCTTCGACGTAGGTGGATCAAGAGAAGAATTAGAAAACCTCATCAGTTTAGTTGAGAA ATGGGATGGAAATCACGAAAAGGAGTTCTGCTCTGAGCACGTGGAGATTTTGTTTTCTGCTGTTTACAGCACAATCAATGAGCTTGGAGCTAAGGCGTCAGTAGTACAAAATCGCAGCGTCACCGGCCACCTAGTTGAAATA TGGCTTAGCGCGATAAGGACCATGATGGAAGAGGCAGAGTGGATGAGGAACAAAACGGCACCCACAATAGAGCAGTATATGGAAAATGGATTTGTTTCCTTTGCTCTGGGCCCCGTCCTTCTCCCGGCTCTCTACTTTGTTGGTCCAAAGCTTTCGGAAGAGGCCGTTGCAGATCCAGAATACCATGAATTGTTCAGACTTGTGAGCATATGCGGCCGTCTTCTAAACGACATGCAAAGTTACGAG AGAGAAGGTAAACAAGGAAAGTTGAACAGCGTCTCTCTCCTCGTTCTTCAGGCCGGCTCTTCCGCCTCCATAGAAGAGGCTAAAATGGAGATTAAGAGATCTGTCGAAACTTCGCGGAGAGAATTGCTAAGGCTAGTGCTGAAGGAAGGATCTGTAATTCCTCGAAGCTGCAAGGACTTATTTTGGAAGGCGTGCAGAATACTTCACCTATTCTACATGAACACTGATGGATATACGTCTCCAAAGGAAATGGTGAGTGCTGTGAACGCAGTTATTCATGAACCACTCAAAATTAGCCATCTTTTGTCAGCTGTACCCGGCGAAAATACGAATACAAATTCCAAACTCGAACCTGAATCCGTGTGA